The Anaeromyxobacter diazotrophicus genome contains the following window.
CGAGCCGGAGAGACCCCTTTCGAAGGGTCGGGAGAGGTCGAGCTCATGACCAGCGAACTGAAGCGAGCCATGGCGAGGTACGAGGAGGCGCGGGTCCGCTACCGGAAGGCGGTGCTCGCCTCGCTGGACGGCGCCTCGAACGGAGACGTCATTCGCCAGTCGATCCGGGACTTCCAGCGCGCGAGCGCCGAGCTGAAGCGGCTCGCGCCACCCGCGGCCGTCCCCGCGCGCCCGCTGCCAGCGCCCGAGGTCCGCCCGGAGCCGGCGGAGGCGCTCGCCACCGCCTGGTCGAGCGTCCGCCGCGCCGTGAGCGGCGTCGGCGCGCGGCTCCGCATCATGCGGACGGCGTCGTAGAGAGGGCGTCGTAGAGACGGGCCCCGCCCCGCCCCACCGCGCTTCGCGCGCCGACCTCAGGGCGGCGGCACCCCGCGGAGCGACCAGTCGAGGATCTCGATCGGATGCGCGGCCGGGAGCTCGGTGCCGCGCTCTCGCAGCATCCGCTGGATGTGGAGGGTGCACCCGGGGTTGGCGCTCGCGAGCAGGGCGGCGCCGGTGGTGAGCACGTGCTCCGCCTTCCGCGCGCCGATCTCGGCGGCGCTGGCGGGCTGCAGCAGGTTGTACACACCGGCGCTCCCGCAGCACTGATCGGGCTCGGGGACCTCGACCAGCTCGAGCCCGGGGATGGAGCGGAGCATCGCGCGCGGCGGCTCTTGCAGGCGCTGCGCGTGACCGAGGTGGCAGGAGGAGTGGTAGGCGACGCGGACGGGGAAGGGGTGCCGCGGCGCGCGCGGGGCGAGGCTCGCCAGGAGCTCGCTCACGTCCTTCACCCGGGCGGCGAAGGCGGCCGCCCGCGCCGCCCAGGCGGGATCGCCCGCCAGGAGCCGGCCGTACTCCTTCAGCGACGAGCCACAGCCCGCCGCGTTCACCACCACCGCGTCGAGCGCGTACGGCTCGAAGCGCGCGATGAGCTCGCGCGCCATGCGCCGCGCCTCCTCGTCGCGGCCGGCGTGCAGGGACAGGGCGCCGCAGCAGCCTTGCCCGGAGGGCACGATCACCTCGCAGCCCTCGGCGGCGAGCACGCGGACCGTGGCGGCGTTCACGCCGGGGAAGAAGACGCGCTGCACGCAGCCGGCGACGAGCCCGACCCGCAGGCGGCGCGCCCCGGCGGGTCCCGTGCGCTCTGCCAGGCGCGCCGCGAGCCCGGCCGGGCCGAGCGGGGGCGCGAGCGCCTCCAGCGCGGCGAGGCGCGGGGAGAGCCGCCGGAGCAGGCCGCTCCGGCGCACGAGCCACTGCAGCCCGGTCACGCGGAAGAGGAAGATGAGGAGCGCGGCCACGCGCAGCCGCAGCGGGTAGGGGAAGAGCGCGAAGAGGAGGCCCCGGTGGAGCCGCTCGACGAGCGGGCGCCGGCGCTCGCGCTCGACGCGGGCGCGCGCGGACTCGAGGATCTCCCCGTAGCGCACGCCCGACGGGCACGCCGTCACGCAGGCCAGGCAGCCCAGGCAGCGGTCGAAGTGCTCCGCGACCGCGTCGTCGAGGCGGACCCGGCCGTCCCCCAGCGCGCGGTACAGGTCGATCCGGCCGCGCGGCGAGTCCATCTCCTCGCCCCAGGAGCGGTAGGTGGGGCAGTGCGGCAGGCAGAAGCCGCAGTGCACGCAGTCGTCCTCCGGGCGGCGCGCGGCGGGGGCGGCGGGCATCGCGCGGGCGGCTGCCGGCTCGGTCATCTCAGATCCCTCCCACGAAGCGGCCGGGGGCGAGGCGCTCCTCGGGGTCGAGCTGCGCCTTCACGCGCCGCATGAGCGACAGGCCGGGCGGCGGCGGGCCCCACGGGTCGACCCGCGCCCGCACCTCCGCGGGCGCCGCGCCCACGACGAGCGAGCCGCCGGCCGCGGCGAGCGCCGCGCGCGCCTCCGTCACCGCCCGGGCGGCCGCGCCGGGATCGGCGGGCTCGCCGGAGGCGAAGGCGACGCCGAGGGTGGGGTAGATCGCCGCCGCCGCGCCGCCCAGCGATGCGAGCAGCGGCCGGAGCGCCAGGCGCTCCGCGGGCTCGAGGCCGGTGCGCGGGAAGGTGAGCCGGGCCCGGAGCGCGCCTCCCGACCGCGCCGCGTTGTGCCGCGCCCAGAAGGCCCGGGCGCCCTCCTCCTCCAGCGGCTCGACGCCGTGGCCCAGCCGCTCGCACAGCGCGAACAGCCGCTGCGCCTGCTCCGCCACGCCCGGCGGGAAGCCCTCGAAGCGGAGCGCGAGCTGGAAGCCGTCGCCGGTGAGGAGCGCCGCCGCCGCCGAGGGCTCGAGCTGCGCCTGGCCGAGCGCCGCCGCCAGCGCGCGCAGCCCGCCGGCGTCGAGCATGGGCACGAGCACGGTCCGGTCCGCCTCGGGCAGCGGGTGCAGGCGGAAGGTGACCGTCCCGATGAGCGCGAGCGTGCCGAGCGAGCCCACCAGCAGCCGCGGCACGTCGAAGCCCGCCACGTTCTTCACCACCTTGCCCCCGCCCTTCGCCAGCACCCCGTCCGCGCGCACGAAGCTCATGCCGACCACGAGGTCGCGCGCGGCGCCGAAGCGGTGCCGGCGCGGGCCGTACGCGTTCGCCGCGACGACGCCGCCCACGGTGGCGCGCTCCGCGAGCGGGGGGTCGAGCGCCAGCCGTTGGCGGTGCGGCCGGAGCCGCCGCTGCAGCTCGCCGAGGGGCAGGCCCGCCTCGACCACCGCGATCTGGTCGGCGGGGGCGTGCTCCACCACGCGCGCGAGGCGCGCCGTGCGGAGGAGGACGTCGAGGCGGCGCGGCGGCGCGCCGAGCTCGAGCTCGGTCCCGCCTCCCACGAACGCGACCGCGCGGCCGTCGCGGGCGCACGCCGCGAGCACCTCCGCCGCCTCGTCGAGGGTGGCGGGCTCGACCACCTCGCGCGGGACGACGCCCAGGATGGCGTCGGCGGGGGTGCCCTCTCGCCCGAGCGCTACCATCGCTCCGCCTGTCCGGCCAGCTCGAGCGGGTGCGGCTGGTAGGGCCCGGGCCGCTCGCCGCAGAGCCGCGGGGTGGGGAACACCTTCCCCGGGTTGAAGCGCCCGCGAGGATCGAAGCCCCAGCGGACCCGCGCCATGGTCTCGAGGTCGTCCGGCCCGAACATGTCGGCCATCGCCGCCGCCTTCTCGGCGCCCACGCCGTGCTCGCCGGTGATCGAGCCGCCGTACCGGACGCACAGCCGCAGGATCTCGCGGCCGAGCGCCGCCGCCCGCTCCTCCTCGCCCGGGGCGCGGGCGTCGTAGAGCACGAGGGGGTGCAGGTTGCCGTCCCCCGCGTGGAAGACGTTCGCCACCCGCAGCCCGGCCTCCTCGGCCAGGCGCCCGATGTCCCGCAGCACCCGCGCGATCTCGGAGCGCGGGATCACCCCGTCCTCCACCAGGTAGTTGGGGCTGATGCGGCCCATGGCCGCGAAGGCGCACTTGCGCCCCTTCCACATGAGCTGCCGCTCCGCCTCGTCGCGGGGGATCCGGATCTCGAGCGCGCCGGCGGCGCGGGCGATCTCCACCGCGCGCCGCGAGACGTGCTCCACCTCCGCCGTGGCGCCGTCGGCGTCCATGAGCAGCGCGGCGCCCACGTCGGGCCAGTCGAGGCCGGTCGCGGCGCGCGCGGCCGCGATGGCGAGCCGATCCATCATCTCGATGGCGGCGGGGAGGATGCCGGCCGCGATGATGCCGGAGACGGCCGCGCCCGCCTCGTCGGTGGAGGGGAAGGTGGCGAAGAAGGTGCGGGTCGCCTCGGGCTTGCGCAGGAGCCGCAGCGTCACCTCGGTGGCGATGCCGAGCATCCCCTCGCTCCCCACCAGCACCGCCAGCAGGTCGTAGCCGGGCGGGTCGAGCGCCGGGCCGCCGAGGTCGACCACCTCGCCGCCGTCGAGGACCACCCGCGCGGCGAGGACGTGGTTCACCGTGAAGCCGTACTTGAGGCAGTGCGCGCCGCCGGAGTTCTCGGCCACGTTGCCGCCGACCGTGCACACGCCCTGCGAGGACGGGTCGGGCGCGTAGTAGTAGCCGCCCGCCTGGACCGTGCGCGACACGTCGAGGTTGATGACGCCGGGCTCGACGCGGATGGTGCCGTTCTCGAGGTCGACCCCGAGGACCCGCGTCATGCGCGAGAGGCCGACCACCACGCACCCGGGCACCGGGCGCGCGCCGCCGGACAGGCCGGTGCCGGCGCCGCGCGGGACGATGGGCAGACCCGCCTCCGAGGCGAGCTTCACCACGCGCGCCACCTCGTCGGTGGTGGCGGGCAGGACGACCAGCGCCGGGGTGGTGCGGCCGTGGGTGAGGCCGTCGCACTCGTACACGAGGAGGTCGGCGGGATCGGAGATGCAGTGCTCCGCGCCCACCACGGCCGCCATCCGGTGGACGAGGTCGGGCGCGACGGCGGGCCGTACCATGGCTCTCTCCAGGCTCGTGGGGTGCGCGCAGCGGAGTGTGGACGCGCGGGGGCCTCGCCGGGAAGCGGGGACCCTCATGAAGGGAGTGGCGCCCGCTCCCTCGGCCGCCCCTGGCGGGGCGTTCGGCGGGCGATCGCGCTTGAGGGGGACGTCACTTCGAGTCATTGTTCGTCACCATGAGTCCACCCCGCCCTCGCCACGCCCCGCAAGGCATCGTGCCGCCCCACATCCTCCGCCACCTGGCCCAGCACGGAGCCGACGAGGAGCGGGGGCGCGCCGTCGACACCCTCATGGCCACCGAGCGGCTGCGCGGCGAGCGGCACGCGGTCGCCGACCAGCGCGGCGGCGTCCCGGCGGGGCAGAAGCGGCGGACCCTGTACGACGCGCTGCACCTGCAGCGGCTCCCGGGGAGGCTCGTGCGGGGCGAGAGCGACGCGCCGGTGCGCGACGCGGCGGTGAACGAGGCGTTCGACGGGCTGGGCGCGACCTACGACTTCTACGCCGAGGTGCTGGGGCGGCGCTCCATCGACGGCCGGGGCGAGCGGCTCGACGCCTCGGTCCACTTCGGCCGCGCCTACGACAACGCCTTCTGGAACGGCCGCGAGATGGTGTTCGGCGACGGCGACGGGAAGCTCTTCCAGGGCTTCACGCGCTGCCTGGAGGTCATCGGCCACGAGCTCACGCACGGCGTGGTCGAGGCCGAGGCGGCCCTGGTATACGAGGGACAGCCGGGGGCGCTCAACGAGTCGTTCGCCGACGTGCTGGGCGTGCTCGTCAAGCAGTGGAAGCTCGGGCAGACGGTGGCGCAGGCGAGCTGGCTGGTGGGGGAGGGGCTGCTCGCGCCGGGCGTGCACGGCGCCGCGCTGCGCTCGATGAAGGCGCCGGGCACCGCCTACGACGACCGCCGGCTCGGCAAGGACCCGCAGCCGGCGACGATGAAGGGCTACGTCGAGACCGAGGACGACAACGGCGGGGTGCACGTGAACTCGGGCATCCCGAACCACGCGTTCTACCTGTGCGCGAAGGCGTTCGGCGGCCACGCCTGGGAGAAGGCGGGCCGCGTCTGGTACCACGCGCTCTGCCACACGCTCGGGCGCACCAGCGACTTCGCCGGCGCGGCGCAGGCCACCGCGCTCTCCGCACGGGCGCTGCTCGGCGCCGAGGCGGAGAAGATCGTGAAGGAGGCGTGGCGGGCGGTGGGCGTCGGCGCGGCGGCCGAGCGCGCGGCGTGAGGGCCGGGAGGGGCGCGCGGCCTCTCGACCACGCACGGCCACGCGGAAGTGAGCCGCTCAGCGCCCGCGCCGGAGCGTGAGCGGCAGCTTCACCAGCACGTCCTTCCGGCACCGGGTGACCGCCGAGGCGGACAGCTCGCCCAGCTTGGCCAGGACGCGGACCTGCTCCCCCGGCTGGCAGGGCACGGTGGTGAGGAGCGGGGTCGTCCCCATGTCCTCGCCGTCCACCAGCACGCTCGCGCCGGACGGCGCCGTGTCGACCTGGAGGCCGAAGCCCTGGAACGGCAGGACCTCCTCGCCGCTGGCGGGGTCGACGCGCGCCGAGCGCGGCGCGATGGCCTCGCTGCCGACCCAGCTCTTCTGCAGGTCCGCCAGCTCCGCGGGGGAGGCGGGCCTCGCCTCCTCGCGGCCGGTCAGCGCCGCGCCTCCGGAGGCGGCGTGCTCGAGGGCCGCGGTGGCCGCGGCCGCGGCGCGCCGGGCGGAGCCCGCGCGCGCCGAGGCGCCGCGCAGCCCGATCGCGCCCAGCGCCGCGACCGCCACCAGCGCCACGGCGGCGAAGACGATGCGCCGCACGGCCGCGCGGTGCGCGCTCCGCCGGGTGAAGAGCGCAGGATCGGGGAGCGCCTCGCGATCGACGTGCCGCTCGCGCCCTCCGGCCGGACTCCGGGACGTTCCGTTCATCGCCAGCTCCTCCGGTGTGCCAGATCGATCGCGACCGCCCAGGCGGCCGGAACGCGAGGCGCCAGCAGCGGCCACCAGGCCACGCAGGCGCAGACGAGCCCCACCCCCGCCACGCACCACGCCGCGCGCCGGCGCTCGCGCTCGACCGCGCGGCGTCGCTCCGCCGCCCGGCGGGCCGCCACCAGCGGATCCTCGGGAGCGCGGGACGCGGCCACTCGCAGGAGGAGCGCCGCGCCGGCCCAGGCCGCGCCGACCACGTTCCCCATCACCGCCTCCGCGACGCCCTTGCCGATGCCGGCGCCGACCTCCAGCAGGCCGGGCGGCGGGAGCCCGAAGCGCGACTCGCGCTTCGGGGCGCGGCGCGCGCGCCGCTCGCGCCCCTCGATCGCGCCCACCCGGGCGCGCAGGATGACGAGGCGCAGGAGCGCCGCGGACAGGAAGAAGAGCGCGCAGCTCGCCTCCGGCGGCGGGGGACACGGCAGGCGCGCCAGCCGGGCAGGGAGGTGCCAGAGCGGCATCGACGCGGCGCCGAGCCCGAAGAACAAGAACCACAAGCGGGGGACCCTCCCAGGTCGAGGCGAGCAGCCTAGCGCACGGCCGGCGCGGCTCGCATCGGAGTCGCTGGGGGCCGAGGTGGGCGCGCGCGCTGCGGGTGGGGAGCCCGCCCACACGCGGCCCGCGGCGCCTCCGGGGTGCGGTTGCGATAAGCTCGCCTGACCGGCTGGCTCGAGCCGGCGTGGGGCGGCATGCTGCGCGGGACCACCCGGACCTGGATCGTTCCGGCGGCGATCGTCGCGGCGCTCGCCTGCGCGCTCGCCGGCGCGGCGCGCGCGCACTTCGTCGCCTTCGAGCGCGAGCTCCGCGGGCAGCTCCAGCGCGAGCTCGCCGCGGTGGCGGACCTCAAGGTGGAGCAGATCGCCGAGTGGCGGCAGCAGCTCCTCGACGACGCCGGCAGCCTCCTCACGCACCCGTTCGTCCACGCCGCGCTGGTGCGCGTGGCCCGCGGGGAGATCGGGGGGACGGACGAGGCCCAGGTGACGGAGTCCCTGCGCGCGCGGCTCAAGCGGCTGCGGCTCTCGCGCGCGTGCCTGGTCTCCCTCGACGGGCGGGTGCTCGCCGCCACCTCGCCCTGGCCGCGCGCCAGCGAGGTCGAGCTGGCGGCCGCCGGCCGCGCGCGGCGCGAGGGCGCGCCCCGCCTCGACCCGCTGCCGGGGGAGGCGGGGCGGCTC
Protein-coding sequences here:
- a CDS encoding (Fe-S)-binding protein; the protein is MTEPAAARAMPAAPAARRPEDDCVHCGFCLPHCPTYRSWGEEMDSPRGRIDLYRALGDGRVRLDDAVAEHFDRCLGCLACVTACPSGVRYGEILESARARVERERRRPLVERLHRGLLFALFPYPLRLRVAALLIFLFRVTGLQWLVRRSGLLRRLSPRLAALEALAPPLGPAGLAARLAERTGPAGARRLRVGLVAGCVQRVFFPGVNAATVRVLAAEGCEVIVPSGQGCCGALSLHAGRDEEARRMARELIARFEPYALDAVVVNAAGCGSSLKEYGRLLAGDPAWAARAAAFAARVKDVSELLASLAPRAPRHPFPVRVAYHSSCHLGHAQRLQEPPRAMLRSIPGLELVEVPEPDQCCGSAGVYNLLQPASAAEIGARKAEHVLTTGAALLASANPGCTLHIQRMLRERGTELPAAHPIEILDWSLRGVPPP
- a CDS encoding FAD-binding oxidoreductase — protein: MVALGREGTPADAILGVVPREVVEPATLDEAAEVLAACARDGRAVAFVGGGTELELGAPPRRLDVLLRTARLARVVEHAPADQIAVVEAGLPLGELQRRLRPHRQRLALDPPLAERATVGGVVAANAYGPRRHRFGAARDLVVGMSFVRADGVLAKGGGKVVKNVAGFDVPRLLVGSLGTLALIGTVTFRLHPLPEADRTVLVPMLDAGGLRALAAALGQAQLEPSAAAALLTGDGFQLALRFEGFPPGVAEQAQRLFALCERLGHGVEPLEEEGARAFWARHNAARSGGALRARLTFPRTGLEPAERLALRPLLASLGGAAAAIYPTLGVAFASGEPADPGAAARAVTEARAALAAAGGSLVVGAAPAEVRARVDPWGPPPPGLSLMRRVKAQLDPEERLAPGRFVGGI
- a CDS encoding FAD-linked oxidase C-terminal domain-containing protein, whose amino-acid sequence is MVRPAVAPDLVHRMAAVVGAEHCISDPADLLVYECDGLTHGRTTPALVVLPATTDEVARVVKLASEAGLPIVPRGAGTGLSGGARPVPGCVVVGLSRMTRVLGVDLENGTIRVEPGVINLDVSRTVQAGGYYYAPDPSSQGVCTVGGNVAENSGGAHCLKYGFTVNHVLAARVVLDGGEVVDLGGPALDPPGYDLLAVLVGSEGMLGIATEVTLRLLRKPEATRTFFATFPSTDEAGAAVSGIIAAGILPAAIEMMDRLAIAAARAATGLDWPDVGAALLMDADGATAEVEHVSRRAVEIARAAGALEIRIPRDEAERQLMWKGRKCAFAAMGRISPNYLVEDGVIPRSEIARVLRDIGRLAEEAGLRVANVFHAGDGNLHPLVLYDARAPGEEERAAALGREILRLCVRYGGSITGEHGVGAEKAAAMADMFGPDDLETMARVRWGFDPRGRFNPGKVFPTPRLCGERPGPYQPHPLELAGQAERW
- a CDS encoding M4 family metallopeptidase; the encoded protein is MPPHILRHLAQHGADEERGRAVDTLMATERLRGERHAVADQRGGVPAGQKRRTLYDALHLQRLPGRLVRGESDAPVRDAAVNEAFDGLGATYDFYAEVLGRRSIDGRGERLDASVHFGRAYDNAFWNGREMVFGDGDGKLFQGFTRCLEVIGHELTHGVVEAEAALVYEGQPGALNESFADVLGVLVKQWKLGQTVAQASWLVGEGLLAPGVHGAALRSMKAPGTAYDDRRLGKDPQPATMKGYVETEDDNGGVHVNSGIPNHAFYLCAKAFGGHAWEKAGRVWYHALCHTLGRTSDFAGAAQATALSARALLGAEAEKIVKEAWRAVGVGAAAERAA
- a CDS encoding PEGA domain-containing protein, coding for MNGTSRSPAGGRERHVDREALPDPALFTRRSAHRAAVRRIVFAAVALVAVAALGAIGLRGASARAGSARRAAAAATAALEHAASGGAALTGREEARPASPAELADLQKSWVGSEAIAPRSARVDPASGEEVLPFQGFGLQVDTAPSGASVLVDGEDMGTTPLLTTVPCQPGEQVRVLAKLGELSASAVTRCRKDVLVKLPLTLRRGR